A region of Sesamum indicum cultivar Zhongzhi No. 13 linkage group LG7, S_indicum_v1.0, whole genome shotgun sequence DNA encodes the following proteins:
- the LOC105167017 gene encoding cytosolic endo-beta-N-acetylglucosaminidase 1-like: MFPVDRLAGIKAHHRGPIDDLCDSAMTRTNGTDSAAANPPPPFDPLAPAVPISYPLKTLEELDSRAYFKSFHFPFNQAGVKLPAGGGGAEAMPQRPRVLVCHDMAGGYTDDRFVQGGTNADAYAIWHWYLIDIFVYFSHNLVTLPPPCWTNTAHTHGVKVLGTFIMEWDEGRKQADKLLSTKTSAQMYAERLAELAVALGFDGWLLNMEVDLDPGQIPILEEFVSHLTQIMHSSLPGSIVIWYDSVTVDGELYWQNQLNDLNKPFFDRCDGILVNYSWEESYPKQSAEVAGDRKLDVYMGIDVFGRGTYGGGQWTTNVALDVIKKDGISAALFAPGWVYETNQPPDFQTAQNRWWGLVEKSWGNVQSYPKVLPFYSNFDQGHGYHISVGGEQVFNTPWNNISSQSFQPFLEYPGDNTAQPIQVSVNFKEASYSGGGNVTFRGMLGDNAEFTARLFLGELLLGNSPLHVTYSVKSSGNSLLGLALVTSTTTNEKKTFFLATSGNALLARNHFSSHFTQVIMPRRVTKLEAEPGWVMQESSIEMHGHILKEIRAVCYRSKAKNSHAVAYAPSSAPSEYYAVLGDIKVTTSGENINFPPSTAWTVDGQFVSWTSGPKGSKNLSVKITWRLKDSNVDLFSKYNIYVNKLKSVSSVYQSEMLEGFQEYLGVAAAKSFYISDLEVASGISSLKFTIQVCSPDGACQKLEESPFFLLQVQGVKYGKEKCIHRQYSKVESRDILPRYVQKTSDDPKVQIMETEGAVRVVYLCFIMNLSILVLYTSYQFLRNNKN; the protein is encoded by the exons ATGTTTCCAGTGGACCGCTTGGCCGGTATAAAAGCCCACCACCGCGGACCTATCGACGACCTCTGCGACTCGGCAATGACACGAACAAATGGAACAGACTCCGCGGCCGCCAACCCTCCGCCGCCGTTCGACCCTTTGGCGCCCGCAGTTCCTATATCTTACCCGCTGAAGACGCTAGAAGAACTGGATTCGCGCGCCTACTTCAAATCGTTTCACTTCCCGTTCAACCAGGCTGGTGTGAAGCTTCCGGCTGGAGGGGGCGGCGCGGAGGCGATGCCGCAGCGGCCGCGGGTTCTGGTGTGCCATGACATGGCGGGAGGGTACACGGATGACAGATTTGTGCAAGGCGGGACGAACGCTGATGCGTACGCGATTTGGCATTGGTATTTGATcgatatttttgtttacttttcgCATAATTTGGTGACGCTGCCTCCGCCGTGCTGGACTAATACTGCTCACACACATGGTGTTAAG GTACTAGGTACATTTATCATGGAGTGGGATGAAGGGAGAAAACAAGCTGATAAACTGCTATCCACAAAGACTTCTGCTCAAATGTATGCCGAGCGATTGGCTGAGCTTGCTGTTGCTCTAGGATTTGATGGTTGGCTG CTTAATATGGAGGTCGATTTGGATCCTGGACAGATCCCAATTCTGGAAGAGTTTGTCAGCCACTTAACACAGATTATGCACTCTTCATTGCCTGGTTCCATCGTCATATG GTACGACAGTGTTACCGTTGATGGTGAACTTTACTGGCAGAATCAGTTAAATGACCTAAACAAGCCTTTCTTCGACAGATGCGATGGCATACTGGTGAATTATTCATGGGAG GAAAGTTATCCTAAGCAATCTGCTGAGGTTGCCGGCGATAGAAAATTAGATGTCTACATGGGCATTGATGTCTTTGGGAGGGGCACTTACGGTGGTGGACAATGGACT ACAAATGTTGCCCTTGATGTGATAAAGAAAGACGGCATTTCAGCAGCGTTATTTGCGCCGGGATGGGTTTATGAGACTAATCAACCCCCTGACTTTCAAACTGCTCAAAACCG ATGGTGGGGACTTGTCGAGAAATCGTGGGGAAATGTGCAAAGCTACCCCAAAGTACTTCCATTCTACTCAAATTTCGATCAG GGTCATGGGTACCATATATCTGTCGGTGGAGAGCAAGTGTTCAACACTCCTTGGAACAACATTTCTTCCCAAAGCTTTCAA CCTTTCCTTGAGTACCCTGGAGACAACACTGCTCAGCCGATCCAAGTCTCCGTTAA TTTCAAGGAAGCGTCTTATAGTGGAGGAGGGAACGTCACATTTAGAGGGATGCTTGGTGACAATGCTGAATTCACGGCAAGGCTCTTTCTTGGAGAGCTTCTTTTGGGGAATTCACCACTTCACGTTACATATTCT GTTAAATCAAGTGGGAACTCTTTGTTAGGTCTTGCCCTTGTAACCTCTACCACAACCAATGAGAAAAAGACATTCTTCCTAGCCACCTCAGGAAACGCCTTGCTAGCCAGGAACCATTTCTCAAGCCATTTTACCCAAGTGATAATGCCACGTCGAGTAACCAAGCTGGAGGCAGAACCTGGATGGGTCATGCAAGAAAGCAGCATCGAAATGCACGGCCACATACTAAAAGAAATTCGGGCTGTATGCTACAGATCAAAGGCCAAAAATTCTCATGCTGTTGCTTACGCCCCTTCATCTGCTCCATCAGAATATTATGCAGTTCTTGGTGATATCAAGGTTACTACTTCCggagaaaatataaactttcCACCATCCACAGCATGGACCGTTGACGGTCAATTCGTCAGTTGGACTTCGGGTCCTAAGGGGTCCAAGAACCTTAGTGTTAAGATTACATGGCGACTAAAAGACAGCAACGTCGATCTTTTCTCTaagtacaatatatatgtCAACAAGCTAAAGAGTGTTTCGTCTGTATATCAGAGTGAAATGCTTGAAGGATTTCAGGAATATCTCGGTGTAGCAGCAGCAAAATCATTCTACATCTCTGATCTAGAAGTTGCTTCCGGCATTTCCAGCCTGAAATTCACAATCCAAGTCTGCAGTCCTGATGGGGCTTGCCAGAAGCTTGAAGAGTCTCCTTTCTTCCTACTGCAAGTTCAAG GTGTCAAATATGGGAAGGAAAAATGCATTCACCGCCAATATAGTAAGGTTGAAAGTCGCGACATCCTGCCAAGGTATGTGCAAAAGACGAGTGATGACCCTAAGGTACAAATCATGGAAACTGAAGGCGCAGTACGAGtagtttatttatgttttatcatGAACttatcaattttagtcctctataCGTCGTATCAGTTCTtgagaaataacaaaaattga
- the LOC105167198 gene encoding LOB domain-containing protein 12-like, with the protein MGGSGTAGNSPCASCKLLRRRCAKDCVFAPHFPSDHPHKFAIVHKVFGASNISKMLQELPLPQRADAVSSLVYEATARVRDPVYGCTGAISYLQSQVAQLQMQLALAQAEILCNQIRQDQQLLPNTLQYLNETATQNNHMPQFHNFTSFDNKNVICSDSFKKDSVYGCDLVS; encoded by the exons ATGGGTGGAAGTGGAACAGCTGGAAACTCCCCCTGCGCTTCATGCAAGTTGCTCAGGCGGCGCTGCGCCAAAGACTGCGTGTTTGCTCCTCATTTCCCCTCCGATCACCCTCACAAGTTTGCCATTGTTCACAAGGTTTTTGGTGCAAGCAACATTAGCAAAATGTTGCAG GAACTGCCGTTGCCTCAAAGAGCAGACGCAGTTAGCAGCCTAGTGTACGAGGCGACTGCTAGAGTGAGAGATCCGGTTTATGGCTGCACGGGAGCCATATCGTACCTCCAAAGCCAAGTCGCTCAGCTACAAATGCAGCTCGCTTTGGCTCAGGCAGAAATACTCTGCAATCAAATACGACAAGATCAACAGCTCTTGCCAAACACTTTGCAGTATCTTAACGAGACGGCCACCCAAAACAACCATATGCCTCAATTCCACAATTTTACCTCGTTTGataacaaaaatgtcattTGTTCCGACTCTTTCAAGAAAGATTCTGTGTACGGATGTGATTTGGTGTCTTAA